Proteins co-encoded in one Schistocerca cancellata isolate TAMUIC-IGC-003103 chromosome 5, iqSchCanc2.1, whole genome shotgun sequence genomic window:
- the LOC126188376 gene encoding eukaryotic translation initiation factor 3 subunit G-like, whose amino-acid sequence MPALEEVKSSWADDVEEEGPASSAALPPTSEVIENGYKIVTDYKVDEDNRKVKVITTYKIERIKVSKSVAQRKTWKKFGESKNDKPGPNAATTTVAEDVIMQFVSSKEEDKLEENILEKLKDKGAVKCRNCAGDHWTTKCSHGTTNLNLDKSIDKGPGLGGIGADDKKAGNKYVAPGFRDGGAKRLDLRPYDSAECILKPEA is encoded by the coding sequence ATGCCTGCTCTGGAAGAAGTGAAATCCAGTTGGGCTGATGATGTTGAAGAAGAAGGACCAGCATCATCTGCTGCCCTACCACCTACTTCAGAAgtgattgaaaatggttataaaatTGTCACAGATtacaaagtagatgaagataaTCGGAAAGTGAAAGTCATTACCACTTACAAAATTGAACGCATTAAAGTTTCAAAGTCAGTTGCCCAGAGGAAAACCTGGAAGAAATTTGGAGAATCCAAAAATGATAAGCCAGGTCCCAATGCTGCTACTACAACTGTTGCTGAAGATGTGATTATGCAGTTTGTATCAAGCAAGGAAGAAGACAAGCTAGAAGAAAATATTTTGGAGAAACTTAAAGACAAAGGGGCTGTTAAATGCCGCAACTGTGCCGGTGACCATTGGACAACAAAGTGTTCACATGGAACAACAAATCTAAATTTAGATAAGTCTATTGATAAAGGTCCAGGTCTGGGAGGAATTGGAGCAGATGATAAGAAAgcaggaaataaatatgtagctcCTGGTTTTCGCGATGGTGGCGCAAAACGACTTGATCtccgtccctatgatagtgcg